AGCTCGGCTAGGCCACGAGTCACCCGCAAGGCCCGGCACGCGCCAGCGTCCCGGGCTTTTTTCATATTTAGTTCTGGACAAGGCTTTAATCTAGGCTTTTGGTTCGTTACATCCTTTGCAATTCACGAACATCCGAGTGCCTAACAATTCTTCAAGTGATGATTGATCTACCCAGTGAACGCGCCAAGGCACGCATGAGCTGTTGCTCGCCGCAGCGGAAAGCCGTACGCTGGATTTCAAGCGCATTGGCAAAGGGCAGGCCACGCGAATGATGGAAACCGTCTGCGCCTTTGCCAACACCGACGGCGGCATCATCGCTATTGGCATCGGCGATGCGAAAGACCTGAAACCTGGGGCACCGCCGAGTGCACGGCTTTTCGGCATCGAGGAAAACCCTGAAGCGTTTGACGATTTGCAGCGCGAAATCATGACGCGCTTTGAGCCCGCGATGGGCGGGCTGCGCTGGCTGCGCGTGCCTTGCACGTTGCACAATGGGCAACCGGGCCATATCGTGATGCTGCGCGTGGAGAAGAGCGACAAAGTGCACTCCATCGTGGGCAAGGGCACATGGACGCGCATGGATGCCAGCAACCGCGAGATGAGCGCCAGCGAGATTGGCGAGCTGCAGTACCAGCGCGGCACGCGCAGCGCCACCAGCGAGCCGATCGCCGTGGATTTGCGGCTGCTCGATACGCCCGCGTGGCGACTGTTTTTGCAGGGGCGCGGCTCATTGACCGGCAGCTTCGCCGAGCAACTGTTCAAGATCGGTTTGGCCAAAGAGGTGGGCGGCGAAATGGTTCCGCTGCGTGCAGCGGTGCTGCTTTTTGCAGAAGAACCAGGCAGCCTGCTCGCGGTGCACGACGCGCGGGCCGATGTGCGGGTGATGGTGTATGACGGCAAGGCGGTGCTCACCGGCGCCACACCAAACTTTCGCAAGCCACCGAGAACGGTGCGCGGCCCGCTTATCGAGCAGATCGACGCGACGGTGGCACTGGTGCTCAACGAGATTGCACAGGGCGTCACGTTGTCTGGCAGTGGTTTTCGTGCCAAACACGCCTACCCGGAGCGGGTGGTGAAGGAGGCGGTTGTGAATGCCATCCTGCACCGCGACTATCGGCTGAATCGCGACATCTTCGTGCGCATCTTTGACGATCGTATTGAGGTGGAAAGCCCCGGCGTGTTCCCCGGCAACATTACCCCCGCCACCATTGGCCGCGCCGGAAGCAAGGCGCGCAACCCCTTGCTCGCGAAAAACCTGCGCGAGTTTCCGCTGCCGCCGAACATTGATGCGGGTGAGGGCGTAAAGATGATGTTCACCGAAATGGACGCTGCCGCGCTCTATCCACCTCAATACAGCGTGAGCACTGACGTGGCGGTCGAAACTGTGACGCTGACACTGCTGAACGAGGAACGCCCGGCGGCCTGGGCTCAGGTGAGCGACTGGATTGACCGCAATGGCCCGATTGCCAACCGGCATTTGCGTGACATTGCGGGCGTGGACACGCTGGAGGCGTCACGCATGCTGCGCAATTGGGTGGCGCAACGCCTACTGGTGGCGCTACCAGCGGCATCGCGCCAGCAGGCGCGTTATACCAAACCACAAAAGCCGCCGACCGAGCCCGATTCATTATCAAACACGGTTGATAATGAATCGGGGAATTCTGAAAAGT
This is a stretch of genomic DNA from Casimicrobium huifangae. It encodes these proteins:
- a CDS encoding ATP-binding protein; this encodes MLAAAESRTLDFKRIGKGQATRMMETVCAFANTDGGIIAIGIGDAKDLKPGAPPSARLFGIEENPEAFDDLQREIMTRFEPAMGGLRWLRVPCTLHNGQPGHIVMLRVEKSDKVHSIVGKGTWTRMDASNREMSASEIGELQYQRGTRSATSEPIAVDLRLLDTPAWRLFLQGRGSLTGSFAEQLFKIGLAKEVGGEMVPLRAAVLLFAEEPGSLLAVHDARADVRVMVYDGKAVLTGATPNFRKPPRTVRGPLIEQIDATVALVLNEIAQGVTLSGSGFRAKHAYPERVVKEAVVNAILHRDYRLNRDIFVRIFDDRIEVESPGVFPGNITPATIGRAGSKARNPLLAKNLREFPLPPNIDAGEGVKMMFTEMDAAALYPPQYSVSTDVAVETVTLTLLNEERPAAWAQVSDWIDRNGPIANRHLRDIAGVDTLEASRMLRNWVAQRLLVALPAASRQQARYTKPQKPPTEPDSLSNTVDNESGNSEKSL